A single Rhodomicrobium lacus DNA region contains:
- a CDS encoding acyl-CoA dehydrogenase family protein, with protein sequence MADYEPRTRLETHEVTNMPPPFGGVNLYETDIALKEAVRLQGGEWVDGPLSALGAAAGTDEALQAGEDANRFPPELRTFNRFGGRIDEVRFHPAYHRCMALAMEHRIHSIGWREKRPGAHVAHAAALAIGSQAEAGTMCPMSMTYASVAALRKQPDVAADWLPKIVDGLYDAPLRPIAEKRGVTIGMFMTEKQGGSDVRSNSTRAVPMGAGGPGGEYLLTGHKWFCSAPMSDAFLTLAWTDRGLSCFLAPRIKPDGARNPMNLMRLKEKLGNRSNASAEFEYKDTFAWMIGEDGRGVATIMDMVHHTRLDTTAGSLGIMRRALAEAAHHVRHRRAFQKTLIDQPVMRAVLADLALDYEAAALFTMRIARAYDGTTPEERGFARLGVALGKFYIAKRSAPFVAECMECLGGGGYIEEAATARYYREAPVNAIWEGSGNVIALDILRTLQKEPVAFDALLAELAAARGRHAAYDAAFDALHRLLGGGVAEADARHVAERMALALQAALLLRHGEPDVASSYCNARLSGETRGVNYGASGAKLAVDTILARQ encoded by the coding sequence ATGGCCGATTACGAACCGCGAACCCGGCTTGAAACGCACGAGGTCACGAATATGCCGCCGCCCTTCGGGGGCGTGAACCTCTACGAGACGGATATCGCGCTGAAGGAAGCCGTGCGGCTTCAAGGCGGCGAGTGGGTGGACGGGCCGCTATCGGCGCTCGGCGCGGCGGCGGGGACCGACGAGGCTTTGCAGGCCGGAGAGGATGCGAACCGCTTTCCACCGGAGCTTCGCACCTTCAACCGGTTCGGGGGCCGCATCGACGAAGTGCGATTCCATCCCGCCTATCACCGATGCATGGCGCTCGCGATGGAGCACCGCATCCATTCCATCGGCTGGCGCGAGAAGCGGCCCGGCGCGCATGTCGCCCACGCGGCGGCTCTTGCCATCGGAAGCCAGGCGGAGGCGGGCACGATGTGCCCCATGAGCATGACATATGCCAGCGTGGCCGCCCTTCGGAAACAGCCGGACGTGGCGGCGGATTGGCTGCCGAAGATCGTCGACGGCCTCTACGATGCGCCGCTGCGCCCCATCGCCGAGAAGCGCGGCGTCACCATCGGCATGTTCATGACCGAGAAGCAGGGCGGCTCGGATGTGCGCTCGAACAGCACGCGCGCGGTGCCCATGGGCGCGGGTGGCCCCGGCGGCGAATATCTGCTGACCGGGCACAAATGGTTCTGCTCCGCGCCGATGTCCGACGCGTTCCTGACGCTCGCCTGGACGGATCGCGGCCTATCCTGCTTTCTCGCTCCACGCATCAAGCCGGACGGCGCGCGAAATCCCATGAACCTGATGCGGCTGAAGGAGAAGCTCGGCAACAGGTCGAACGCGTCGGCCGAATTCGAATACAAGGATACATTCGCCTGGATGATCGGCGAGGATGGGCGCGGCGTCGCCACCATCATGGACATGGTGCACCATACGCGGCTCGACACAACGGCGGGATCGCTCGGCATCATGCGGCGCGCGCTCGCCGAAGCCGCGCATCATGTGCGCCACAGGCGGGCATTTCAGAAGACGCTGATCGATCAGCCCGTGATGCGCGCCGTACTCGCGGACCTCGCGCTCGACTACGAGGCCGCCGCATTGTTCACCATGCGAATCGCCCGCGCCTATGACGGCACCACGCCGGAGGAACGCGGCTTTGCGCGGCTTGGCGTGGCCCTCGGCAAGTTCTACATCGCCAAGCGCTCCGCGCCCTTCGTGGCCGAGTGCATGGAGTGTCTCGGCGGCGGCGGCTATATCGAGGAGGCGGCCACGGCGCGTTACTATCGCGAGGCGCCGGTGAACGCGATCTGGGAGGGGTCGGGCAACGTCATCGCACTCGACATTCTGCGGACGCTTCAGAAGGAGCCGGTTGCGTTCGACGCCCTGCTGGCCGAGCTTGCCGCGGCGCGAGGCCGTCACGCGGCCTACGACGCGGCCTTCGATGCGCTGCATCGGCTGCTCGGCGGCGGCGTGGCGGAGGCAGACGCGCGCCACGTCGCCGAGCGCATGGCGCTGGCCCTGCAAGCGGCCCTCCTGCTGCGCCACGGCGAGCCGGATGTGGCTTCCAGCTACTGCAATGCGCGGTTGTCAGGGGAAACGCGCGGCGTCAACTACGGCGCGAGCGGCGCGAAGCTGGCCGTGGACACGATCCTCGCGCGGCAATGA
- the cysK gene encoding cysteine synthase A gives MAEKNHAPGRGRVYNSITETIGDTPIVRLDKLAKEKGVKANLLAKLEFFNPISSVKDRIGVSLIDSLEKQGKIEPGKSTLIEPTSGNTGIALAFVAAARGYKLILVMPETMSIERRKIVALLGAELVLTPGAQGMKGAVAKANELLAEYPGAVIPQQFENPANPEIHRRTTAEEIWNDTEHKVDIIISGVGTGGTITGVGQVLKPRKPSLKVIAVEPEESPVLSGGNPGPHKIQGIGPGFVPGVLDREVIDEVVKVNSQTALETARHVARLEGIPVGISSGAAIAAAIEVGARPENAGKNIVIIVPSFAERYLSTALFEGLA, from the coding sequence ATGGCTGAGAAAAATCACGCACCAGGACGGGGGCGCGTCTACAACTCCATCACCGAGACCATCGGCGACACGCCCATCGTCCGCCTCGACAAGCTGGCCAAGGAAAAGGGCGTCAAGGCGAACCTCCTTGCGAAGCTCGAATTCTTCAATCCCATTTCCAGCGTGAAAGACCGCATCGGCGTGTCGCTCATCGACTCGCTTGAGAAGCAGGGCAAGATCGAGCCGGGCAAGAGCACCCTGATCGAGCCGACCTCCGGCAACACCGGCATCGCGCTCGCCTTCGTCGCCGCCGCGCGCGGCTACAAGCTCATTCTCGTCATGCCGGAAACGATGTCCATCGAGCGCCGCAAGATCGTGGCCCTGCTCGGCGCGGAACTCGTCCTCACGCCTGGCGCGCAGGGCATGAAGGGGGCGGTCGCGAAAGCCAACGAACTTCTCGCCGAATATCCGGGCGCGGTCATCCCGCAGCAGTTCGAGAACCCGGCCAACCCGGAAATCCATCGCCGGACGACTGCCGAGGAAATCTGGAACGACACCGAACACAAGGTCGACATCATCATTTCGGGCGTGGGCACGGGCGGCACCATCACGGGCGTCGGTCAGGTGTTGAAACCGCGTAAGCCGAGCCTCAAGGTTATCGCCGTCGAACCGGAGGAATCGCCGGTGCTTTCGGGTGGCAACCCGGGCCCGCACAAGATCCAGGGCATCGGGCCGGGCTTCGTGCCGGGCGTGCTCGATCGTGAGGTGATCGACGAGGTCGTGAAGGTCAACAGCCAGACAGCGCTGGAAACGGCGCGTCATGTGGCGCGGCTCGAAGGCATCCCGGTCGGCATTTCCTCGGGCGCGGCCATTGCGGCGGCGATCGAGGTTGGCGCGCGGCCTGAAAATGCGGGCAAGAATATCGTCATCATCGTGCCGAGCTTCGCCGAGCGCTATCTGTCGACGGCGCTGTTCGAGGGGCTTGCGTAA
- a CDS encoding DUF1489 family protein, whose product MSAPSAPTVHILKLCVGCDSIEALADWQKQRLAAGHALIHTTRQTPRREGFGDGSSLYWVMGGFVRVRQRIVALHEMRGADGIMRCGLELGPQLVPTEPLPRRAFQGWRYLPANEAPRDLIAGSTAEEGAMPPEMRAALAELALI is encoded by the coding sequence ATGTCCGCTCCATCCGCGCCAACCGTCCACATCCTGAAACTCTGCGTCGGCTGCGACAGCATTGAAGCGCTCGCCGACTGGCAGAAGCAGCGCCTTGCTGCGGGTCACGCGCTCATCCATACGACACGGCAAACGCCGCGCCGCGAAGGTTTCGGCGATGGTTCATCGCTCTATTGGGTGATGGGGGGCTTTGTCCGCGTCCGTCAGCGCATCGTCGCTCTTCACGAGATGCGGGGCGCGGACGGCATCATGCGCTGTGGTCTGGAACTCGGCCCGCAACTGGTGCCGACGGAACCGCTGCCGCGTCGCGCGTTTCAAGGCTGGCGCTATCTTCCCGCCAACGAAGCTCCGCGCGATCTGATCGCGGGATCTACCGCCGAAGAAGGCGCGATGCCGCCCGAGATGCGCGCCGCGCTTGCAGAGCTTGCGCTGATCTGA
- a CDS encoding superoxide dismutase, producing the protein MAFELPPLPYAYDALQPYMSAETLQFHHDKHHQAYVDTGNTLLKGSGLEDKSLEDIVKAAYGKNQPLFNNAGQHYNHLHFWKWLKPNGGGKSLPGKLAAKIDSDLGGYDKFREAFIEAGKTQFGSGWAWLTLKDGKLEVTKTPNGENPLVHGGVPLLGVDVWEHSYYIDYRNARPKYLEAFVDNLINWEYVEELFEKAHG; encoded by the coding sequence GTGGCATTCGAACTTCCTCCCCTCCCCTACGCCTACGACGCCTTGCAGCCCTACATGTCGGCGGAGACGCTGCAATTCCACCACGACAAGCATCATCAGGCTTACGTCGACACCGGCAACACCCTGCTCAAGGGTTCGGGCCTCGAAGACAAGAGCCTTGAGGACATCGTCAAGGCGGCCTATGGCAAGAATCAGCCGCTGTTCAATAACGCCGGCCAGCACTATAACCACCTGCATTTCTGGAAATGGCTGAAGCCGAACGGCGGCGGCAAGTCGCTGCCCGGCAAGCTCGCCGCGAAGATCGACAGCGATCTCGGCGGCTACGACAAGTTCCGCGAGGCGTTCATCGAGGCGGGCAAGACACAGTTCGGTTCCGGCTGGGCATGGCTGACCCTCAAGGACGGCAAGCTCGAAGTCACGAAGACGCCGAACGGCGAAAATCCGCTCGTCCATGGCGGCGTGCCGCTGCTGGGCGTGGATGTGTGGGAGCACTCCTACTACATCGACTATCGCAACGCGCGGCCGAAATATCTCGAAGCGTTCGTCGACAACCTCATCAACTGGGAATACGTCGAGGAACTGTTCGAGAAGGCGCACGGCTGA
- a CDS encoding dimethylsulfonioproprionate lyase family protein: MTDAVAPKTLQSVLAAIELLRSHYARLRQTHGGEVADELSTVLALLDEVDFARPDLDHLKPSGHGVTRSLSGNLASRNGTVADVLAAFRPLFPALPWRYSYEPRADLPGLENSMAWAELVGPIAPFGSRNVCLGITAIGPRVRYPEHRHPAVETYYVLSGTARWTAAGVTQERVPGSFIVHPSNIVHVMETADEPLIAAYTWSGDVETLSTFADA, encoded by the coding sequence ATGACCGACGCCGTTGCACCAAAGACGCTCCAGAGCGTCCTCGCCGCCATCGAGCTGTTGCGCTCGCATTATGCGCGGCTTCGCCAGACCCATGGTGGCGAGGTTGCGGACGAGCTTTCTACCGTTCTTGCGCTTCTCGACGAGGTGGACTTTGCAAGGCCCGACCTCGACCATCTGAAGCCGAGCGGCCACGGCGTGACGCGCTCGCTCTCCGGCAACCTCGCCTCGCGGAACGGGACGGTCGCGGATGTGCTGGCGGCGTTCCGCCCGCTGTTCCCCGCCCTTCCGTGGCGCTACAGTTACGAGCCGCGCGCCGATCTGCCCGGGCTCGAAAACAGCATGGCGTGGGCTGAACTTGTCGGGCCAATCGCGCCGTTCGGAAGCAGAAACGTGTGCCTCGGCATCACTGCCATCGGGCCGCGCGTCCGTTATCCGGAACACCGCCACCCGGCCGTCGAAACCTATTACGTGCTGAGCGGCACGGCGCGATGGACGGCGGCGGGCGTGACGCAGGAGCGCGTGCCCGGCTCCTTCATCGTTCATCCGTCCAACATCGTGCATGTGATGGAAACCGCCGACGAGCCGCTCATTGCCGCTTACACGTGGAGCGGCGACGTGGAAACGCTCTCCACCTTCGCCGACGCCTGA
- a CDS encoding O-acetylhomoserine aminocarboxypropyltransferase/cysteine synthase family protein, whose translation MTTYGKGTLCIQAGYAPKVGEPRIAPIVQSTTYKYDDIAQVNRVMTLQEFGYKYSRTGNPTVTAFEEKVRILEGGAAAVATASGQAANVLALTNILKEGDHAVSSTALYGGSFSLFNNTLKKYGIETSFFEPEQSEEEIAALFRPNTKVLFGETIGNPGLNILDFDKLASLARRFDVPFIVDNTLATPVLCNPFLHGANIVTHSASKYIDGHATSIGGIVIDGGNYDWTNGKFPDITEPDPTYYGARYIEKFPKSPYLAKARAQFLRDFGACLGPQNAFLFSLGLETLHLRMRAHSENALALATFLKDHPRVTFVDYPGLNPVGRERIAKYFLKDAGSGVLTFGLSGGIEAIDRFVKKLKVAALVVHVGDARTSVLHPASSTHAQLTEEQQRASGITPDMIRVSVGIEDTKDIVEDFEQALQ comes from the coding sequence ATGACGACTTACGGAAAAGGTACGCTCTGTATTCAGGCGGGGTATGCGCCGAAGGTGGGCGAGCCCCGCATCGCTCCTATCGTGCAGAGCACGACCTACAAATATGACGACATCGCGCAGGTGAACCGCGTGATGACGCTTCAGGAGTTCGGATACAAATACAGCCGCACCGGCAATCCGACCGTGACCGCCTTCGAGGAGAAGGTGCGCATTCTTGAAGGTGGCGCCGCCGCCGTCGCGACGGCATCAGGTCAGGCCGCAAACGTGCTTGCCCTGACCAATATCCTGAAGGAAGGCGATCACGCGGTTTCGTCGACGGCGCTTTATGGCGGCTCGTTCTCGCTTTTCAACAATACGCTGAAGAAATACGGCATCGAGACTTCGTTCTTCGAGCCGGAGCAATCCGAGGAAGAAATCGCGGCGCTGTTTCGCCCGAACACCAAGGTTCTGTTCGGCGAAACCATCGGCAATCCCGGCCTGAACATCCTCGATTTCGACAAGCTCGCAAGCCTCGCGCGTCGCTTCGACGTGCCTTTCATCGTGGACAACACCCTCGCCACGCCTGTGCTCTGTAATCCGTTCCTGCATGGGGCGAACATCGTCACGCACTCCGCCAGCAAGTATATCGACGGTCACGCGACCAGCATCGGCGGCATCGTGATCGACGGCGGCAATTACGACTGGACGAACGGCAAGTTCCCCGACATCACAGAGCCGGACCCGACTTATTACGGCGCGCGGTATATCGAGAAGTTCCCGAAATCGCCGTATCTCGCGAAGGCCCGCGCACAGTTCCTGCGAGACTTCGGCGCGTGCCTTGGTCCGCAAAACGCATTCCTGTTCTCGCTCGGGCTCGAGACGCTGCACCTTCGCATGCGCGCGCACAGCGAGAACGCGCTGGCGCTTGCGACGTTCCTCAAAGATCATCCGCGCGTGACGTTCGTCGATTATCCCGGCTTGAATCCGGTCGGACGTGAGCGCATCGCAAAATACTTCCTGAAAGACGCCGGCAGCGGCGTGCTCACCTTCGGCCTTTCCGGCGGCATCGAAGCCATCGACCGCTTCGTCAAAAAGCTGAAGGTGGCGGCGCTCGTCGTGCATGTCGGCGACGCGCGCACCTCCGTGCTGCATCCGGCTTCAAGCACACACGCCCAACTCACGGAAGAACAGCAACGCGCGTCCGGCATCACGCCCGACATGATCCGCGTGTCCGTCGGCATCGAAGACACGAAAGATATCGTCGAGGATTTTGAACAGGCGCTTCAGTAG
- a CDS encoding carbohydrate porin, producing MTMKMMGTACSAAAIFALGFGATAALADEKDGLPEASIATSLNGGPDAGARAALAEKGITYGINYIGETFSSSGGAKDGSTYQGRLELLVDADLEKLWGLKGLTFHANGYQLHGRGLGGHLGEPIMAISSIEADPSTYLFELYLEQKFGERVSIRAGQLAVDSEFFTSETGGNFINSTFGWAGIWAADVGYANAYPLATPGARVKVDLTDNLTFLAAIYNGSPTNPAGDTNENGTAFRTNDDPFLIQELQYKYNQPAKAEGGLKDGGYKGYKDFAPAPSGITSLPGTIKLGSWQHTEDKSFFEVYKTGLFDSNYGFYASIDQQIYALPDDPKKGINVFARVAGTPSDRNAVDFYFDGGVVFSGFIPSRPDDSFGAGFAYASVSDDAIKYSEDFANSKYESVVELFYKAQIVPGLTIQPDLQYMWNVGGIEKGGDDAIYGGVRVSVAY from the coding sequence ATGACAATGAAGATGATGGGCACGGCGTGCAGCGCCGCTGCAATCTTTGCGCTTGGCTTTGGCGCGACCGCCGCGCTGGCGGACGAGAAGGACGGCCTACCAGAGGCGTCCATCGCAACCAGCCTGAACGGCGGCCCCGATGCCGGCGCTCGCGCAGCGCTCGCAGAAAAAGGCATCACCTACGGCATCAACTACATCGGCGAGACATTTTCCAGCTCGGGCGGCGCGAAGGACGGTTCGACCTATCAGGGACGCCTCGAACTCCTCGTCGACGCAGACCTCGAAAAGCTTTGGGGCCTCAAGGGGCTGACCTTCCATGCCAATGGCTACCAGCTCCATGGGCGCGGTCTCGGCGGCCATCTCGGCGAGCCGATCATGGCGATCAGTTCCATCGAAGCCGATCCGAGCACGTATCTCTTCGAACTCTACCTCGAACAGAAGTTCGGCGAGCGCGTTTCGATCCGCGCCGGTCAGCTCGCGGTCGACAGCGAGTTCTTCACCAGCGAAACCGGCGGCAACTTCATCAACTCGACTTTCGGCTGGGCCGGCATCTGGGCGGCGGACGTCGGATATGCCAACGCCTATCCGCTGGCCACGCCGGGTGCACGCGTCAAGGTCGACCTCACCGACAATCTGACCTTCCTCGCGGCGATCTACAACGGCAGCCCGACTAATCCCGCCGGCGACACCAACGAGAATGGTACGGCGTTCCGCACGAACGACGATCCGTTCCTGATCCAGGAACTGCAATACAAGTACAATCAGCCCGCCAAGGCGGAAGGCGGCCTGAAGGACGGCGGTTACAAGGGCTACAAGGACTTCGCTCCTGCTCCGTCCGGCATAACGAGCCTGCCCGGCACGATCAAGCTCGGTTCGTGGCAGCACACCGAGGACAAGAGCTTCTTTGAGGTTTACAAGACGGGTCTGTTCGACTCGAACTACGGCTTCTACGCCTCGATCGACCAGCAGATCTACGCGCTGCCTGACGACCCGAAGAAGGGCATCAATGTGTTTGCCCGCGTCGCCGGCACGCCCTCGGATCGTAACGCGGTGGACTTCTACTTCGACGGCGGCGTTGTCTTCTCCGGCTTCATCCCGAGCCGTCCGGACGACAGCTTCGGGGCTGGCTTCGCCTATGCGAGCGTCTCTGACGACGCGATCAAGTATAGCGAAGATTTTGCGAATTCGAAGTACGAGTCTGTCGTCGAACTTTTCTACAAGGCGCAGATCGTGCCCGGCCTGACCATCCAGCCTGACCTCCAGTACATGTGGAACGTCGGTGGCATTGAAAAAGGCGGCGATGACGCGATCTACGGCGGCGTGCGCGTCTCCGTCGCTTACTAA
- a CDS encoding iron transporter encodes MNYRIAGIAALSACLIISAASAKEIPIGEAQEKSGLRVGAVYLQPIEIDAPELMRDPKESDFHVEADITAAKGNAWGIEEGLWFPGLVVQYELTRLDDKQTVKGDLVPDIATDGFAYCNNIKLPGAGGAGKYKLTLTVSPPSDNKKQRIARHVDKENGVPDWFKPFSLDYEFTYAGTGKKGAY; translated from the coding sequence ATGAATTACAGAATCGCGGGCATCGCCGCGCTCTCTGCGTGCCTTATTATTTCGGCAGCTTCGGCCAAGGAAATTCCGATTGGCGAAGCTCAAGAAAAAAGCGGCCTGCGTGTCGGGGCCGTTTACCTTCAGCCGATCGAGATCGACGCTCCGGAACTCATGCGCGACCCGAAAGAGTCCGACTTCCATGTCGAGGCGGATATCACCGCCGCCAAGGGTAATGCCTGGGGCATCGAGGAGGGGCTCTGGTTTCCCGGACTCGTCGTGCAGTATGAATTGACCCGCCTCGACGACAAGCAAACGGTCAAGGGCGATCTCGTCCCGGACATCGCAACTGACGGCTTCGCCTACTGCAACAACATAAAGCTCCCCGGCGCCGGTGGTGCGGGCAAATACAAGCTGACGCTGACCGTCTCCCCTCCCAGCGACAACAAGAAGCAGCGCATCGCTCGCCATGTGGACAAGGAAAACGGCGTGCCCGATTGGTTCAAGCCCTTCTCGCTCGATTATGAATTCACTTACGCCGGGACCGGCAAGAAGGGCGCCTACTAG
- a CDS encoding iron transporter yields the protein MTSQSFAKEYPIGEAQEKGGLEVAAVYLQPIEMDPPGMMRDAKDSDVHLEADIKAAKGNENGYAEGDWVPALNVKYELTNLDSKKVISGDMMPMVANDGPHYGDNVKLAGPGKYKLKLDVAPPSSDKHSHFGRHVDKETGVAPWFAPFSVEYEFTFAGTGKKGAY from the coding sequence ATGACTTCGCAAAGCTTTGCAAAAGAGTATCCCATCGGCGAAGCGCAAGAGAAGGGCGGTCTGGAAGTCGCCGCCGTTTACCTTCAGCCCATCGAGATGGACCCGCCCGGCATGATGCGGGATGCGAAGGATTCCGACGTTCACCTTGAAGCCGATATCAAGGCTGCAAAAGGCAATGAGAACGGCTATGCCGAAGGCGACTGGGTGCCCGCGCTCAACGTCAAGTACGAACTCACGAACCTCGACAGCAAGAAGGTCATCTCCGGCGACATGATGCCGATGGTGGCGAACGACGGCCCTCATTACGGCGATAACGTCAAGCTCGCGGGCCCCGGCAAGTACAAGCTCAAGCTCGATGTTGCCCCGCCCAGCTCAGACAAGCACTCGCATTTCGGTCGCCATGTCGACAAGGAAACTGGCGTCGCGCCCTGGTTCGCTCCATTCTCGGTGGAGTACGAATTCACCTTCGCAGGCACCGGCAAGAAGGGTGCCTATTAA
- a CDS encoding cupredoxin domain-containing protein: MKYRTKAALAALCLAVAPQLALADEPVFEIEMKDGVITPPRLEVPANTRFKIVIKNTGTVPAEFESYELRKEEVVPAGGTGRMIIRRLDPGEYKFFDEFQPDAPPTVLVAK, translated from the coding sequence ATGAAATATCGGACCAAAGCCGCTTTAGCGGCGCTTTGTCTTGCTGTTGCGCCGCAGCTCGCTCTCGCGGACGAGCCCGTATTCGAAATCGAGATGAAGGACGGGGTCATCACGCCGCCGCGCCTTGAAGTTCCGGCGAACACGCGTTTCAAGATCGTCATCAAGAACACGGGCACCGTCCCGGCCGAGTTCGAGAGCTACGAACTCCGCAAGGAGGAAGTCGTCCCCGCGGGAGGCACCGGCCGGATGATCATTCGGCGTCTCGATCCCGGCGAATATAAGTTCTTCGATGAGTTTCAGCCCGACGCTCCGCCGACGGTGCTCGTCGCCAAGTGA
- a CDS encoding 4Fe-4S binding protein, translating into MAVQWIIVGIYALLVVVPAFLPPPARTAHIWTNLTLFAQFVFWGIWWPFVLVSMVMVGRLWCGVMCPEGALSETASRHGRGRSAPAWVKWKMWPFVAFVLTTVYGQMLSVYQYPKPALLILGGSTVAAIWIGYMYGRNKRIWCKYLCPVHGVFGLLSKLSPLHYRVDRAAWDDSTKPVARLNCAPIVPIRTMQGASTCHMCGRCAGFRDAVALSRRTPGSEIVHVAGSQTKPWETWLIVFGLLGVAAGAFHWASSPYYIAGKQAAAEWLVDKGVMWPITGHVPWWVLTNYPDLNDVMSPLDGAMLLTYLTFVALVFGGAIMVFLASAGRLLARPLGGATLGAVWRQRTHHLAQALIPIAGSIVFLGLLATTTSILKADGIRLTFMPTVENTVMAAAALWSVALAWRICGLYAGSRTRQIAATTLMLGAIGAGALAWALPY; encoded by the coding sequence ATGGCGGTTCAGTGGATCATCGTCGGGATCTACGCCCTTCTTGTTGTCGTACCCGCCTTCCTGCCGCCACCAGCGCGTACGGCGCATATCTGGACGAACCTGACCCTCTTCGCGCAGTTCGTGTTCTGGGGCATCTGGTGGCCCTTCGTGCTCGTCAGCATGGTCATGGTCGGGCGCCTCTGGTGCGGCGTCATGTGCCCGGAAGGCGCGCTGTCGGAAACCGCGAGCCGACATGGACGCGGCCGCTCGGCCCCTGCCTGGGTCAAATGGAAGATGTGGCCGTTCGTGGCCTTCGTGCTGACGACCGTCTACGGCCAGATGCTGAGCGTCTACCAATATCCCAAGCCCGCGCTTCTCATCCTTGGCGGCTCGACGGTTGCCGCTATCTGGATCGGCTACATGTACGGCCGCAACAAGCGCATCTGGTGCAAATATCTCTGCCCGGTGCACGGCGTGTTCGGCCTTCTGTCGAAGCTCTCTCCGCTGCATTACCGCGTGGACCGCGCCGCATGGGACGATTCCACCAAGCCGGTCGCCCGGCTCAATTGCGCGCCCATAGTGCCGATCCGCACGATGCAGGGAGCAAGTACGTGCCACATGTGCGGGCGTTGCGCCGGGTTCCGCGATGCAGTCGCCCTGTCGCGCCGGACTCCCGGCTCCGAAATCGTCCATGTCGCGGGGTCTCAGACGAAGCCTTGGGAAACCTGGCTTATCGTGTTCGGCCTGCTCGGCGTCGCAGCCGGCGCGTTCCATTGGGCTTCGAGCCCCTATTACATCGCGGGCAAGCAGGCGGCCGCCGAATGGCTCGTCGACAAGGGCGTCATGTGGCCGATCACCGGACATGTTCCTTGGTGGGTGCTGACGAACTACCCTGACCTCAACGATGTGATGTCGCCGCTCGATGGCGCGATGCTGCTTACCTACCTCACATTTGTCGCTCTCGTGTTCGGCGGGGCGATCATGGTCTTTCTCGCGTCGGCGGGGCGGCTTCTCGCGCGGCCTCTGGGTGGGGCGACATTGGGCGCGGTCTGGCGGCAACGGACGCATCACCTGGCGCAGGCGCTGATTCCCATAGCCGGCAGCATCGTGTTTCTGGGCCTGTTGGCCACGACGACGTCGATCCTCAAGGCCGATGGCATTCGCCTCACTTTCATGCCGACGGTGGAGAATACGGTCATGGCCGCCGCAGCGCTCTGGTCCGTGGCGCTTGCGTGGCGCATCTGCGGCCTTTACGCGGGGTCGCGGACACGGCAGATCGCGGCCACGACGCTCATGCTCGGCGCGATCGGCGCGGGCGCCTTGGCCTGGGCGTTGCCTTATTAG
- a CDS encoding DUF6460 domain-containing protein yields the protein MERFFGGSPATVILKLAIASLIIGLTLSFFGLDPANIYEAMLRLGDWISSLGLDTLKQVARYIALGAVIVVPVWLLVRVLSLFGSDRRSK from the coding sequence ATGGAACGCTTTTTCGGCGGCAGCCCCGCAACCGTCATACTGAAGCTTGCAATCGCTTCGCTCATCATCGGCCTGACGTTGTCGTTCTTCGGCCTCGATCCGGCGAATATCTATGAGGCCATGCTGCGTCTTGGCGACTGGATTTCGTCCCTCGGCCTCGACACGCTGAAACAGGTCGCGCGATATATTGCGCTCGGCGCGGTCATCGTGGTGCCGGTCTGGCTTCTCGTGCGCGTATTGAGCCTTTTCGGCTCGGACCGCCGCAGCAAATAG